A window from Culex pipiens pallens isolate TS chromosome 3, TS_CPP_V2, whole genome shotgun sequence encodes these proteins:
- the LOC120418934 gene encoding valine--tRNA ligase produces the protein MLQLFGAERSIHFTRRLRNVPLGCCTRTCSGGPNKRKPLDTAYKPALVEAAHRDVVSRSVTCGGGSKRFSMLLPPPNVTGELHLGHALTCAIQDVMMRWKRKQGYEGLWIPGMDHAGIATQVVVEKRLRKECGVGRHDLGRERFLEEIWKWKEEKGRSIEGDLRGLGSSMDWEREYFTMDEQQSRAVREAFVRLFEAGLIYRDKALVNWSCSLESAISDIEVENVEIDGPTPVEIPGYNRKITFGEMVDVAYKVQGSSQEIIISTTRPETLLGDVAVAVNPNDGRYEHLRGTTSMLWHPIRKEEIPLVFDESVDAEFGTGAVKITPAHDRYDFELAKRHRLPLVEVIDCKGRILDGFGHFTDLPRYEARAKMMDYLANVSLLRGVKPHSMVLPVCSRSKDVIEFLLRPQWFVRCQAMANRAVEAVKSGQLQIIPDHFEKEWFRWLENCHDWCISRQLWWGHQIPAFEIKANGKTSWIAATSLDEARKKAKSSLKCESFEITQDPDVLDTWFSSSLLPFSTLGWPTNQSSFYPLDLMETGHDILFFWVARMVMLGQQLTNQLPFPKILLHGIVCDEYGRKMSKSLGNVIKPDQVIRGITLDDLNREAQLSHAQGVLSDSELKKSLAGQRRMFPKGIPECGTDALRFTLCSANVKNHFINFNVQECHTNKLFFNKIWQATRYTAGCVEKFGAGGERELRVEERDRLTEMDRWIVSRLGNTIEAFEQALESYNFHLATAAWKTFFYSNLCDVYLETTKVHMTPESASKAAHHCQILQHCLSLGLHYLEVFTPFLVAELRPHLPVPNPASFDPSAWIDAQLESEVDQLLEICQSVRTAKAESARPPIVRKHDPRLHLLSKSDQLTELLRRQQADNVVGQLTLCNGVVLHESEDRFKEQRFTVSSAASHVCSFGIVTNLERGGERVVASGKDSGNSKKLVKLESELDRLLAAVGNEGYRKSASEAVQKKHSERIKQLQLQIQDMRKIVI, from the exons ATGTTGCAGCTGTTCGGTGCCGAACGGTCGATTCACTTCACACGACGGTTACGAAATGTCCCGCTCGGTTGCTGCACAAGAACCTGCTCCGGCGGTCCcaataaaagaaaac CTCTGGACACGGCGTACAAACCGGCTCTCGTCGAGGCCGCTCACCGCGATGTGGTTTCCCGTTCGGTGACCTGCGGTGGTGGTTCGAAACGGTTCAGTATGCTGTTGCCCCCGCCGAACGTAACGGGGGAGCTGCACCTGGGTCACGCGCTGACTTGTGCCATTCAGGACGTGATGATGAGGTGGAAGCGGAAGCAGGGTTACGAGGGGTTGTGGATTCCTGGGATGGACCACGCCGGGATTGCCACGCAGGTTGTGGTTGAGAAGCGTCTTCGGAAGGAGTGTGGCGTTGGAAGGCACGATTTGGGCAGGGAGCGATTTTTGGAGGAGATTTGGAAGTGGAAGGAGGAAAAGGGACGGAGTATTGAGGGGGATTTGCGGGGGTTGGGATCGAGTATGGACTGGGAGAGGGAGTATTTTACGATGGACGAGCAGCAGAGCAGGGCGGTTCGGGAGGCGTTTGTGCGGTTGTTTGAGGCGGGGCTGATTTACAGGGATAAAGCGCTGGTTAATTGGAGTTGCTCGCTGGAATCGGCCATCTCGGACATTGAGGTTGAAAACGTTGAAATTGACGGTCCTACCCCGGTTGAGATTCCGGGATATAATAGGAAAATCACCTTCGGTGAAATGGTCGACGTGGCTTATAAAGTTCAAGGATCGTCCCAGGAGATTATCATTTCGACGACCCGGCCGGAAACACTGCTCGGGGATGTGGCGGTGGCGGTGAATCCGAACGACGGGCGGTACGAGCACTTGCGCGGGACGACGTCCATGCTGTGGCATCCAATTCGGAAGGAGGAAATTCCGCTGGTTTTTGACGAATCGGTTGATGCGGAGTTTGGCACGGGCGCGGTCAAAATAACTCCGGCCCACGATCGGTACGACTTTGAGCTGGCGAAGAGGCATCGGCTGCCGCTGGTTGAGGTGATTGACTGCAAGGGGAGGATTCTGGACGGGTTTGGCCACTTTACGGATCTGCCGCGGTACGAAGCTCGGGCCAAAATGATGGACTATTTGGCGAATGTTTCGTTGCTGCGAGGAGTTAAACCTCACTCGATGGTACTTCCGGTTTGTTCGAGGTCGAAGGACGTAATCGAGTTCCTATTGAGACCGCAGTGGTTCGTGCGGTGCCAGGCGATGGCCAACAGAGCCGTTGAAGCGGTGAAGAGTGGTCAGTTGCAAATCATCCCAGACCACTTTGAGAAGGAATGGTTTCGCTGGCTGGAAAACTGCCACGATTGGTGCATTTCTCGCCAACTCTGGTGGGGACACCAGATTCCAGCGTTTGAAATCAAAGCCAACGGCAAAACCTCCTGGATTGCTGCCACTTCGCTAGACGAAGctcgcaaaaaagcaaaatcctCACTCAAATGCGAATCCTTCGAAATCACCCAAGATCCAGATGTGCTGGACACGTGGTTCTCCTCATCCCTGCTGCCCTTCTCAACCCTCGGATGGCCAACCAACCAAAGCAGCTTCTACCCGCTGGACCTCATGGAAACCGGCCACGACATCCTGTTCTTCTGGGTCGCCCGAATGGTCATGCTCGGACAACAACTAACCAACCAACTCCCCTTCCCGAAAATCCTCCTCCACGGCATCGTCTGCGACGAGTACGGCCGCAAGATGTCCAAAAGCCTCGGCAACGTCATCAAACCCGACCAAGTCATCCGCGGCATCACCCTCGACGACCTCAACCGCGAAGCGCAACTCTCGCACGCGCAAGGCGTCCTCTCGGACAGCGAGTTGAAGAAATCGCTCGCCGGTCAGCGCCGAATGTTCCCCAAGGGAATCCCCGAGTGTGGGACGGACGCGCTCCGCTTCACGCTCTGTTCCGCCAACGTGAAGAACCACTTTATCAACTTTAACGTGCAGGAGTGTCACACGAACAAGCTGTTCTTCAACAAGATCTGGCAAGCGACGCGGTACACGGCGGGGTGCGTTGAGAAGTTTGGTGCGGGTGGGGAGAGGGAGTTGAGGGTGGAGGAGCGGGACAGGTTGACCGAGATGGACCGGTGGATTGTTAGTAGGTTGGGGAATACGATTGAGGCGTTTGAGCAGGCGCTTGAGAGCTACAATTTTCATCTGGCGACGGCGGCGTGGAAGACGTTCTTCTACAGCAACTTATGCGATGTTTATTTG GAAACTACAAAAGTCCACATGACCCCAGAGTCCGCCTCCAAAGCCGCCCATCACTGCCAAATCCTCCAGCACTGCCTTTCCCTCGGTCTGCACTACCTGGAAGTGTTCACCCCCTTCCTAGTGGCCGAACTGAGGCCACACCTCCCAGTCCCAAACCCAGCCTCCTTCGACCCATCCGCCTGGATCGACGCCCAGCTCGAATCCGAAGTGGACCAGCTGCTGGAAATCTGCCAAAGTGTGCGCACCGCCAAAGCCGAATCCGCCCGGCCACCAATCGTCCGGAAGCACGATCCCAGGCTGCACTTGCTGTCCAAATCGGACCAGCTGACGGAACTGCTCCGCCGGCAGCAAGCGGACAACGTCGTCGGCCAGTTGACGCTGTGCAACGGAGTGGTGCTGCACGAGAGTGAGGATCGCTTCAAGGAGCAACGGTTCACGGTCAGTTCGGCCGCTAGTCACGTGTGTTCGTTTGGGATTGTGACGAACCTGGAGCGGGGCGGGGAGAGGGTGGTGGCCTCGGGAAAGGACAGTGGGAATTCGAAAAAGTTGGTCAAGTTGGAGTCCGAACTGGACCGGCTGCTGGCAGCGGTGGGGAACGAAGGATACCGGAAGTCCGCTAGTGAGGCTGTGCAGAAGAAGCACTCGGAAAGG ATCAAACAGCTGCAACTTCAAATACAGGATATGCGGAAAATTGTGATCTAA